In Candidatus Defluviilinea proxima, a single genomic region encodes these proteins:
- a CDS encoding aminoacyl-tRNA hydrolase, whose amino-acid sequence MTENTFLIVGLGNPGREYKDNRHNVGFMLIDRIAVRLNARGMKLQSKAIVLDARHDEKKLILAKPQTYMNLSGQSVQGLAHFYKVPNENLIVLSDDLDIPFGTIRIRASGGPGGQRGLGSIIEKLGTKDIPRLRIGIGRPPGRMDPAAYVLQDFSKDEMKSLSEILDRGADAVFAFVNHGLNKAMNDFNGSVDA is encoded by the coding sequence ATGACTGAAAATACATTTCTTATTGTTGGCCTCGGCAACCCGGGCCGTGAATACAAAGATAATCGCCACAACGTTGGCTTTATGCTCATTGACCGTATCGCTGTCCGCTTAAATGCGCGCGGGATGAAATTGCAATCGAAAGCCATTGTTTTGGATGCACGACATGATGAAAAGAAGCTCATCCTTGCCAAGCCACAGACCTACATGAATCTCTCAGGTCAATCTGTGCAGGGACTGGCGCACTTCTACAAGGTTCCCAATGAAAACCTGATCGTTCTCTCTGATGATCTGGATATTCCCTTCGGCACCATTCGCATCCGCGCCTCGGGCGGACCGGGAGGCCAGCGTGGATTGGGTTCCATTATCGAGAAGTTAGGTACGAAGGATATCCCACGTTTACGCATTGGCATTGGCCGTCCCCCCGGCCGCATGGACCCTGCCGCCTACGTATTGCAGGATTTCTCGAAGGATGAGATGAAATCTCTTTCTGAAATCCTTGATCGTGGGGCAGACGCTGTTTTCGCTTTCGTGAATCATGGACTGAACAAGGCAATGAATGATTTCAACGGATCGGTGGATGCGTAG
- the mfd gene encoding transcription-repair coupling factor, with amino-acid sequence MQLILDNIRSLSQYQQLLKQLQTDGQLPGLGLPRATRLPILAALHADLNRPVLLITDRADHALSLFDELGFWVKSPRYHFAEPNPLFYEQAAWGVATRRERLQTLIALSEYHLPFAQKPETSPIFVTSVRSLMTRTLPRRDFLKACKKLSVGQSTQPDVLTRGWVETGYQRVNTVLEPGQFSKRGGIMDLWVPAETLPVRLDFFGDEIETIRRFDPASQRTVEKLESILVTPAREYIASGEQETELSEFHIPLLHQQPASLLDYLPQKTIVLIDDLSIVESMAAEVEEQAVRFRRESIEEDVLSADFPLPYIPWSELHDGLHGRTSLELGYSTGVQSIETGELENSLSSCFGHDERFAGRLRQFIDHAAGLASKNEAVVVVSRQAHRLEELWVESNIEEAESNAPTFIEASLSEGFTLNLDSQVSIHLITDSEVFGWERPQPRTRQRQVAETPESIYADLQAGDYVVHIDHGVGRFGGLVQRELDNHVREFLAVEYDGGGQLYVPVHQADRLTRYVGAEGAVPALDRLGGQEWHEKKGRVKEAVLEVAQEMLDLYARRNVVQGYSFKADTAWQKELEDSFPYVETDDQLRALNDIKRDMEAPRPMDRLLCGDVGYGKTEVALRAAFKAVMDGKQVAILVPTTVLAQQHYETFLQRLAAFPVKVEMLSRFRTPREQTSIVHGLALGEIDIIIGTHRLISGDVQFKNLGLVVIDEEQRFGVTHKEHLKKLRTEVDVLTLTATPIPRTLYMALTGVRDISNLNTPPEERLPIVTHVGPYSPKLVRQAILRELERGGQIFFVHNRVNTIEAMKAHLNQLVPEARVDIGHGQMPEGQLASVMHRFNLGETDILLSTTIIESGLDIPNANTLIVDRADTFGLAQLYQLRGRVGRGAARAYSYFFRHNKMTPTQEGQQRLEVIAENTQLGAGYSIAMRDLEIRGAGDLLGTRQSGHIQAVGFHLYTRLLADAVRQIRRIEASRDGKKDEREKIDITLSSLTQPISMPVNVDLPLAVGIPADYIADQDLRLRLYRRIADLRDETEIDALASEFRDRFGQLPEMTQNLFYQMRVKLRAEKVGLASISWESGHVVLRYPIIGEEKGGKQLADLGPGVRGGKSSYWCSFGENWMSRLLDVLEMVAGK; translated from the coding sequence ATGCAACTTATCTTAGATAACATCCGCTCCCTCTCTCAATATCAGCAATTGCTGAAGCAACTTCAAACCGACGGACAACTTCCTGGTTTGGGGTTACCGCGCGCCACGCGCCTGCCGATCCTTGCTGCGTTGCATGCGGACTTGAATCGTCCCGTCCTGCTGATCACTGATCGCGCGGACCATGCCTTGTCATTGTTCGATGAGTTGGGATTTTGGGTCAAGTCGCCACGTTATCATTTTGCAGAACCGAATCCGTTATTCTACGAACAAGCCGCGTGGGGAGTGGCAACACGGCGTGAGCGTTTGCAGACGTTGATCGCTTTGTCTGAATATCATCTGCCGTTTGCACAAAAGCCTGAGACCTCGCCGATATTTGTGACATCTGTCCGTTCGTTGATGACGCGGACATTACCACGTAGGGACTTTCTCAAGGCGTGTAAGAAGCTATCTGTTGGGCAGTCTACCCAGCCTGATGTATTGACCCGTGGTTGGGTGGAGACCGGTTACCAACGCGTCAATACGGTGCTGGAGCCTGGTCAATTCTCAAAACGTGGCGGCATCATGGACTTGTGGGTTCCAGCCGAAACTTTACCTGTCCGTTTGGATTTCTTTGGCGATGAAATAGAAACCATTCGCAGATTTGATCCCGCGTCACAGCGAACGGTTGAGAAACTCGAATCAATTCTTGTGACACCAGCGCGCGAATATATTGCTTCAGGTGAACAGGAAACAGAACTCTCTGAATTTCATATACCGTTGTTGCATCAGCAACCTGCAAGCCTGCTCGATTATCTTCCGCAGAAGACAATTGTCTTGATTGATGATCTTTCCATTGTGGAGAGTATGGCGGCGGAGGTGGAAGAGCAGGCTGTCCGTTTTAGAAGAGAAAGCATTGAAGAAGATGTGCTCTCTGCTGATTTCCCGTTGCCCTATATTCCGTGGTCTGAGTTGCACGATGGGTTGCATGGACGCACGTCTTTGGAGTTGGGTTATTCCACAGGAGTGCAGAGCATAGAGACTGGAGAATTGGAAAACTCGTTGTCGTCTTGCTTCGGGCATGACGAGCGTTTTGCGGGGAGGTTGAGACAGTTTATTGACCACGCGGCAGGTTTGGCGTCGAAGAATGAAGCGGTTGTTGTCGTGTCGCGTCAAGCTCATAGATTGGAAGAGCTTTGGGTTGAGTCGAATATCGAAGAGGCAGAATCCAATGCCCCAACGTTCATTGAAGCATCTCTGTCCGAAGGCTTTACTCTCAATCTCGATTCTCAAGTATCTATTCACCTAATCACTGATTCAGAAGTCTTCGGCTGGGAACGCCCGCAACCGCGCACACGTCAGCGACAAGTGGCAGAGACGCCTGAATCGATCTATGCGGATCTGCAGGCGGGCGATTACGTTGTACACATTGACCACGGTGTGGGGCGTTTTGGCGGGTTGGTGCAACGTGAGCTCGATAACCATGTGCGTGAGTTTTTAGCGGTGGAGTACGATGGTGGCGGGCAGTTGTATGTGCCTGTGCATCAAGCAGATCGGTTGACGCGTTACGTGGGCGCAGAAGGCGCTGTGCCTGCCTTGGATCGCTTGGGCGGGCAGGAGTGGCACGAGAAGAAGGGGCGTGTCAAAGAAGCAGTGCTGGAAGTTGCGCAAGAGATGTTGGACTTGTATGCGCGGCGCAATGTGGTGCAAGGCTATTCGTTCAAGGCGGATACTGCGTGGCAAAAGGAATTGGAAGATTCGTTCCCGTACGTGGAAACCGATGACCAATTGCGCGCGTTGAACGATATCAAACGCGATATGGAAGCGCCGCGTCCGATGGATCGTTTGTTGTGTGGCGATGTGGGGTATGGGAAAACAGAAGTGGCATTGCGTGCCGCGTTCAAAGCGGTGATGGATGGTAAGCAGGTTGCGATATTGGTTCCGACAACTGTGCTGGCGCAACAACATTATGAAACGTTTTTGCAGCGTCTTGCCGCGTTCCCTGTGAAAGTGGAAATGCTTTCGCGTTTTCGTACGCCGCGTGAGCAGACCAGTATTGTGCATGGACTCGCTTTAGGCGAGATTGACATCATTATCGGCACGCATCGTTTGATCTCTGGCGATGTGCAATTCAAGAATCTTGGTTTGGTTGTGATTGACGAAGAGCAACGCTTCGGCGTGACTCACAAAGAGCACCTCAAGAAACTTCGCACAGAGGTGGATGTTCTCACGCTCACTGCTACGCCCATTCCGCGTACGTTGTATATGGCCCTCACGGGTGTGCGTGATATTTCCAACCTCAACACTCCGCCTGAGGAACGCCTTCCTATCGTTACGCATGTCGGTCCGTATTCACCGAAGTTGGTTCGTCAAGCGATCTTGCGTGAGCTTGAGCGCGGCGGACAAATCTTCTTTGTGCATAACCGCGTCAACACCATCGAAGCGATGAAAGCGCATCTTAATCAACTTGTCCCTGAAGCGCGCGTGGATATCGGTCACGGCCAAATGCCTGAGGGACAACTCGCGTCTGTGATGCATCGCTTCAATTTGGGTGAGACCGATATTCTGTTATCAACAACAATTATTGAATCTGGATTGGACATCCCGAACGCGAATACCCTCATCGTGGACCGTGCCGACACCTTTGGTCTGGCTCAACTCTATCAGCTACGCGGCAGGGTCGGACGTGGGGCTGCGCGCGCCTATTCGTACTTTTTCCGCCACAATAAGATGACTCCTACTCAAGAAGGGCAACAGCGTCTCGAAGTTATTGCCGAGAATACGCAACTTGGTGCGGGCTATTCCATCGCGATGCGCGACCTTGAAATCCGTGGCGCAGGGGATTTACTTGGCACACGTCAATCAGGTCATATTCAGGCAGTAGGGTTTCATTTGTACACGCGTTTGTTGGCGGATGCAGTGAGGCAGATACGAAGAATTGAGGCATCAAGGGATGGAAAGAAAGATGAAAGAGAAAAGATCGATATCACTCTTTCAAGTTTGACTCAGCCAATTTCCATGCCTGTGAATGTGGATTTGCCTCTTGCAGTTGGAATCCCTGCTGATTACATCGCCGATCAAGACTTACGACTACGGTTGTACCGTCGCATTGCGGATTTGCGTGATGAAACCGAGATTGACGCATTGGCATCGGAATTCCGAGATCGTTTCGGCCAATTACCGGAGATGACTCAAAATTTGTTCTATCAAATGCGAGTCAAATTGCGCGCCGAGAAGGTTGGATTGGCCTCTATTAGCTGGGAGAGTGGACACGTCGTTTTGCGCTATCCT